One genomic segment of Pseudonocardia sp. T1-2H includes these proteins:
- a CDS encoding precorrin-8X methylmutase, which yields MSTDYLRDGAEIYRRSFATIRAEADLTGLPPDVAYLAVRMIHACGQVDLPADIGYSADVVGQAREALRNGAPILCDAMMVASGVTRARLPCDNEVLCTLRDPRVPDLARDLGTTRSAAALELWRDKLDGAVVAVGNAPTALFHLLDMIDAGAPRPAAVLGIPVGFIGAAESKQALSERTDLEFLVVHGRRGGSAITAAALNALASEQE from the coding sequence CCTCCGCGACGGCGCCGAGATCTATCGCCGTTCCTTCGCCACGATCCGGGCGGAGGCGGACCTGACGGGCCTGCCCCCGGACGTCGCGTACCTGGCCGTCCGCATGATCCACGCGTGCGGGCAGGTCGATCTCCCCGCGGACATCGGCTACTCGGCGGACGTCGTCGGGCAGGCGCGCGAGGCACTGCGCAACGGTGCCCCGATCCTCTGCGACGCGATGATGGTCGCCTCCGGCGTCACCCGGGCCCGGCTGCCGTGCGACAACGAGGTGCTCTGCACGCTGCGCGATCCCCGGGTCCCGGACCTCGCGCGCGACCTCGGGACCACCCGTTCGGCCGCCGCGCTGGAGCTGTGGCGGGACAAGCTCGACGGCGCCGTCGTCGCCGTCGGGAACGCGCCGACGGCCCTGTTCCACCTGCTCGACATGATCGACGCCGGCGCGCCCCGGCCCGCCGCGGTCCTCGGCATCCCGGTCGGCTTCATCGGCGCCGCGGAGTCCAAGCAGGCCCTGTCCGAGCGCACCGACCTGGAGTTCCTCGTCGTGCACGGCCGTCGCGGCGGTTCCGCGATCACCGCCGCCGCGCTGAACGCGCTGGCCAGCGAGCAGGAGTAG